A region of the Aythya fuligula isolate bAytFul2 chromosome 24, bAytFul2.pri, whole genome shotgun sequence genome:
TATCCAAGCTTATGTAGATAAAGTCATGACCAACCTTGTCCATCTTGGAAGTTAGCTTGCTTGTAGCAGGAGACTGGACCTCCAGGGGTGCTTTCTAACCTCATTTTCTCTATGGTACGACTATGTTCTTGCTGTTCTTTAAACTCTCAGAAGTGTTTTCCCAGAAGGTATTTGGCAGATTTCGATACCAAATTGGTCCCTGAGGTTTGACTCAGTGAGGAAGTACAACAGTGTAAAATACTGACAGCATTATAAGAAGGAGCTGAGAAGAGGAAATTTATTTGCTGGAAGTCAGACTACATAGAGGAGAAACATCAGAATTAGACTTCTTTTTGAAGCATTCTGGCTTGCTGTGGATATATTGGTAACTCTTTGGAGCACTTCTTAGAGACTGGGTGTGATTGTTTTGGAGAtagggaaagaagaaatggatAAGGGCTTGGAAAAATGACTGgatcatttttaaaactcaaGTAAAAGCTTTAAGATGTTACTGAGGGAGTCTCTGGTTTTAAGGGACCAAGCTCAGCTTCCAGATAATGTCTGTCCATCTGTGGTATTAAAAAAGGATGTCCTATACTTTATGTGATAATGTGGGGGAAGAGGGTGTTCtgtttgcatgtgtgttttgtttttttttttttttttttttttttgtgtgtgtgtgttttttgtgtgtgtttgttttgtggttttttttttttgtttttttgtttggagaAACAGCCATGAGATGCAGCTAATAAACGCCCATGTTTTGCTGACACCAAGTGCACCAAAGGAGAAAGAACTGATGGGAGTAGTGTGATCAGGATAGTCATAGTGTTCTCACTCAGATTTACCcttttcttgaatattttgtaAGTTGcacttgaaaagagaaaaccaGATGGCAAGTTTGGTATGGGCTATTTGTTGTCTAAGATGTGCTTGCCTTCCCCGTAAACTCATGTTGGTACTCCTTTTAATCATTCAGAAAtagctgaagtgagtctgaaATGAGTGTGAAACCAGATTCAAAGACACAAGATAAAATCTGGGAGATCTGAGTGCAAAACTAGctccacatttctttttagggCTAAGAGGCTTGGTATATGGTAAAACCATATTGACTTGTGTCCTGTTGTTTTCCACTAGTTCTCAAAACGGGTCATTTCATGTTCTGCTAGCAATGAAGATTCAATGAACCACACAACAGTAGTGGAATTTGTCCTCTTGGGGCTGACCAACAGCCGCCATTTGGAGATCATCCTCTTTCTGATTCTGGTGATTGCCTACTTCTTGATCCTGTTTGGAAACGTTACTGTCATCAGCATCACTCTTGTGGACCATTTTCTTCAGACTCCAATGTACTTCTTCCTCAGGAATTTTGCCATTTTGGAAATCACATTCACCTCCACATTCATTCCTAGCACCCTCTACAGCCTTCtgacagagaggaaaataatttccctgcctggctgttttcttcagatgctgcttttcttttgcttgggTACCTGCACTTTCTTCCACGTGGCGGCAATGTCCTTTGATCGGTATGTTGCCATCTGCCGCCCCTTGCACTACACGACTATTATGAACAACAGATTTTGCTTCCAACTGGTCCTGGCTTGCTGGGCAGTGAGTTTTCTCCTGATGCTTTCTCCTGCCATTATGTTTCTACAGTTGCCTTTCTGTGGTCCCAATGTCCTGAACCACTTTTACTGTGATGCTTCACAGTTGTTGCAGCTGTCCTGCACAGACACATGGTTCATTGAAGGACTGCTGTTTATCCTATCAATTATCATTGTGCCAGGTACCTTAACAATAACTGTCATTTCATATGGTTGCATTATTATCACCATCCTACATATGCCATCTTcctcaggaaggaagaaaacattttccacttgCTCAGCTCACCTTGTGGTGGTGACTGTATTTTACAGCACATCTATTTACAGGTATAACCGCACAGCGCAACGGGGTGGGCAGGGCTCTGAcaaagttctttctttcttcttctccgTGGTGACTCAGATGCTTAACCCATACATCTACTCACTCAGGAACAATCAAGTCAAACGAGCGTTGAAGGAGAGCATGTCAAAGGCATTTTCTAGCTCCTGGAGGCACCCATGAGAGCTGGAGTAGACCCTCCAAGTGACTGAATTGTTGCCCAGATGCATCAGCATTGTGCAAATGAATGAATGACTCTGAATTCAAGTGGTTTATGCTTTATGCATGTTACATAGTACCTTTCTCTATTAGAAACCCAGATATTCCAACACAGGCAGGGTCTTCCAGTCCACCAGTACCTGCACTTGGTTTTGCCTGTGCATTCTTTCCACTCGGTTCTGGTGGGTTAGCCTTGGCTAACAACCAAATTCGCTCCCAGCTGCCCAGTGTAGGGCAGAcgaatttcttccttatatctaatctaaacctaccctcttttgCTTTAAAGCCACTCCCCCGTGTTTTTTGTCTGCACTCGCTGATAAAGAGATCATAACAATGTGTAACAACCACTGTGATGTAACATATAGACAAGTTAACACCGTGTGTTGTTTGTATATTTgagggttgttgttgttgtgtttttttttattattatttttttgtttgtttttttgtgtgtgtgtgtgtttgttgtttggtttttttttttagtggtggAGGTGGGGATggcacttttttgtttgtttatttgttttttgagatATTCTTCCTGTTTGGTTCTTTAAATACAGCTAGGTGAGAAGGTAGATTTATGTTTGCCCTAACAAGAGCTGAATCCTTTTGGACTGGTAACATCAGTAATTTCTCCTGTAAAGCTTGTTTACTGTCTTTACATTTCTTAGCCAGTGGATTTGGTTATCTTTCCTGACTTTGatatctcttctttttctttgtttattacTTCTATGGATAAGGATAAAGGGATGGCCAACAGGGCAGACATCCTGctgggggtctgttatagacagCCAAACAAGGATGAAGGGACAGATGAGGTGTTCTATAAGCAGCTGGCGGATGTCGCGCAATCACCAGCAgttgttctcatgggggactttaACTCCACGGACATATGCTGGAAAtagaggaagcagtctagaaGGTTCCTGGAGtgcgtggaagatagcttcctgactcaGGTGGCTAGTGAGCCTAACAGAGAGGTTTCCCAGCTAGAACTACTGTTCACAAACATAGAAGGACTTCTGTAGTCAGACCAATTATCCTCAGGGTATTAAGCCTcctgacctggaagtctgggacgAGGAGTATAAGAACCCCCACACACAGTACAGTTGGAAAcagttacagaatcacacagaatcacagaattgtaggagttggaagggacctcaagagatcattgggtccaacccgcctgccaaagcaggttccctagagcaggctgaccaggtaggtgtccagatgggacttgaatatctccaagaaggagactccacaacctccccgggcagcctgttgcagtgctccatcaccctcactgtgaagaagttatTTTGCATCATGCAAtggccgcacctcgagtactgttcagttttgggcccctcgctacaagaaggacatggaggtgcttgagcgagaccagagaagggtgacgaagctggtgaggagtctggagaacaagtccttcgaggagcggctgagggagctgggcttgttcagcctggagaaaaggaggctcaggggcgaccttattgctctctataggtacattaaaggaggctgtagtgaggtgggggttggtctcttctcccacatgcctggtgacaggatgagggggaatgggcttaagttgcgccaggggagttttaggttggatcttaggaagaacttctttaccaaaagggttgttagacattggaacaggctgcccagggaagtggtggagtcaccatccatggaagtctttaaaagacgtttagatgtagagcttagggatatggtttagtggggactgttagtgttaggtcagaggttggactcgatgattttgaggtctcttccaacctagaaattctgtgattctgtaattctgtgaccGTGCGGACCATCCTGTGATctattttgtggccattgccccttgtcctgtcctcaaaaccactgaaaagaggttgcccaaatccctctgcctcccacgcttaagatatttgtaaacattattaagacccctctcagtcttcttttcccCAGGCTAAACTGACCTttgtctctcagcctttcctcatagggaagatgctccatgccccatatcatctttgtgaacctctgctggactcttccCAGGAGATCCCTGCCTTTTTAAgcagttagagacctgctgctccacctggactgtcacaggTCCATGGCACCAGATGGAATCCATCTGAGGGTGCTTGAGGGAGTTggtggatgtgattgctgggacactttccatcatctatcagcagacatggtcatctggagaggtcgcagatgactggagacttgctaatgcTATGCCCATGTAGAAGAAGGGTCataaggaggactttaaaacTACAGGCCTGTTAGCCTGACATCGGTGCCAGGAAGGGTggtggaacaggtcatcttgaatgcaatccCACGGCATATGTGCGAcaaccaggggatcaggccAAATCAGCATGTATTCgtgaaaggcaagtcctgcctcaccaacctcatctccttccatggcttggacaggtacactctttgctgggttaaaaactgatcaggcccagagagtggtggtgaacgGAGTGAAATCCAtctggtgactggtcaccagtggtgttccccaggggtcatCATTGGAG
Encoded here:
- the LOC116498297 gene encoding olfactory receptor 49-like: MNHTTVVEFVLLGLTNSRHLEIILFLILVIAYFLILFGNVTVISITLVDHFLQTPMYFFLRNFAILEITFTSTFIPSTLYSLLTERKIISLPGCFLQMLLFFCLGTCTFFHVAAMSFDRYVAICRPLHYTTIMNNRFCFQLVLACWAVSFLLMLSPAIMFLQLPFCGPNVLNHFYCDASQLLQLSCTDTWFIEGLLFILSIIIVPGTLTITVISYGCIIITILHMPSSSGRKKTFSTCSAHLVVVTVFYSTSIYRYNRTAQRGGQGSDKVLSFFFSVVTQMLNPYIYSLRNNQVKRALKESMSKAFSSSWRHP